In Lycium ferocissimum isolate CSIRO_LF1 chromosome 3, AGI_CSIRO_Lferr_CH_V1, whole genome shotgun sequence, the genomic window TGAACCACGGATGTATTGTTGGATAGGCCACTATTCTATCTGATGAACATGTAGTTCTAGGCCATTTGCTTCTTTGCTTAAAAGAATTTAATTAAGACTTCaagattaattattttttaggcTTTGGGTCCTAGGTTGCAAATTTATTTCACTAGCTTTTCCTTAGAGTAAACTATAGTATAACACTAGGAAAGACTCTAGTTCTCATAAATACTAGTAGAACAATTTGCTGTTAACATGCATTCTGCATTTATATTGATAATTTTTGTTGCTTGCATTGATAGTCTGagtctatgttgctcggactcttcaaaaatgacACCTGGTGTGTGTccgatcctccaaaagtagtgcattttggAAGATCCGACACAAGCGCAgtaacatttttggagagtccgaagAACAGAGTTTTGAGTAcaggtttcttgaatttttggcTACTGAATTTTGCAGGAgctacttggaaatggaaaaacaTTTCAAGATTTACGTATACGAGGATGGCGAACCCCCTGTTTTCCATTATAGTTCAAGTGAAGGTATCTTAGGAATTGAGGGGATTTTGATTAATCAGATTGAACTTAGCAAATTTCGGACGAATGATCCTGAGAAAGCTCATGTTTACTTCCTTCCATTCAGTGTGTATTCCATTGTAAGCTATGTTTATGTTGTTGATTCTCATGAATGGGGCCCTATGAAGAATACAGCTTCTGATTATATTGATAGCATCTCCAGAAAATACACTTACTGGAATAGAAGCCTTGGATCTGATCATTTCATGCTTGCTTGCCATGATTGGGTAAGAAATCTCCGCTTTTTTTCAAGGGTTAGATTTACTCTTCTATTGTACGAAATATCTTGATTGAGGTCATTCACACCTTGTTGTTAGCAAATTGTCTCGTATTTGCCCTTGATCTTAACCGAGCTCCAACCGAAATATGACGAAGGGTAAACCATGGTCTGAAGTAAAGGGGAAAATTTGGACCTTTTTCCTGAAGTATTTTGACACGTGAAATCCACCAAGACTACGTTGTAACTTTGTTAAAGTCAAGGACCAAGACAAGATGATTTGCTGACAGTCATTCCCTTTTTCTAGAACTATTCTAGTACCAAAAGGCAATTGAAGAAAAGCAtcaacacaccaaaaaaaaaccTTCCTAAAGCAAATGCctaagtaggcatttggccatagataccaaaaacaaattcactttttttgaaatttttgaagttggagttgtgtttggccatagtttttgaaattgtagtttttggtgaaatgtagttgtaaaaaagtgaaaaaaatttgaaaaacaagttttttgagtttttggtattccggaatacaacttcaagttgtattcggaatatttatggccaaacgcccaaaagtgaaaaaagtgaaaaaaaaatccggaaaagagttaataatttttatggccaaacggcacctaagAATCACAGTTCATTAACCAATTTTTGGGCAGCATTTGCTTGGTAAATGGTAGGTCTTGAGATCATTCTgatattttcttgaatgtacATAAGTTAATATATTACTTCTCAAGTCTTTCTAAGTTACAGCTATATTGCAGGCTCCTGAAATTTCAACCGCGGTTCCATACTTGTACAAGAACTCAATTAGAGTACTATGCAATGCGAATACTTCGGAGAGATTCAATCCTTCAAAAGATGTAACTTTGCCAGAAATCTATCTACCTCATGGTTCACTGAAAGGCTTAATTGGAGGGCCATCTCCGTCCCAACGTTCTGTTTTAGTCTTTTACGCTGGAGGTATTCATGGCTACATCAGGCAAGTACTAATGGAACAATGGGGAAAGAATGATGATCCACAAGTCGAAATTCACGAGTACCTTCCTAAGAATGTTTCATATTATGGCATGATTAGAAAGAGCAAGTACTGTATTTGTCCTAGTGGTTATGAAGTGGCAAGTCCAAGAATGGTTGAGGCACTTTATATGGGATGTGTTCCAGTACTATTGAAGGATCATTATGTTGCACCTTTTAGTGATGTGTTGAATTGGGGAAGTTTTGCTGTTGAAATGACTTCAAGTGATATACCTAATTTGAAGAAAATCTTGATGGCAATACCTCAAAAAAAGTACAACAAAATGCAGAGGAGAGGAAAAACAGTAAGGAGGCATTTTGAGGTCAATTTTCCTCCTAAAAGATATGATGTTTTTCATATGATTCTTCATTCAATTTGGCTCAGAAGGCTCAATATTCAAGTCCATGATACGTGAACGACTCACAGGCAGATCTAGGGTGGGCTCTACAAGTTCAGCTGAACACACTGCTTTTGGCTCAAACTGGGTATACATGtgcagaatttttttaaataacacaTACAAAAAGATCACACTCTATCTTGAATTCGCCTCTGGAACGATTATTCCTATTTCGGTGAGGGAATCACTTGCAATTGAATGACAATTGTGGTGACAGTTCATCACTGCCATTGATCATGTGAAGATGAGGTTGCAGTTTTGGTATGTTTTGAGTAACACCCAATTGTTGTGGTAGAAATGTTCATTATTCATGTTAAGTTGTATGATTCATGCCGTTTAACAAGTTCAATTAAGGTGTAGGAGAGTCCACTGGTTTGTTGTTCAGTCAATTGAAATCCCTTCCATAAATCTGTCAAATTTCTACTCTTGAAGTAACTGTCAACAGTCAACACTATTGTACTTTAGCACTATAATTCAATTACCCATTATTGGTTAGTAGACAAAATTACTCATATTAAAGGCAGCACGAACACTTCTGATTAACAATATTAAACTGTCAACAATCTGTGGGTTGCTGCACTCAACCCCCAAGGGACTCAATGCCCTCACTGAGGTTAGCTCCACCATTCTACTATGAGAGATACCGGCTTTGATACCACCTTGTGACGGTTCAGGTACAACTGCCAAGATATTGATTTGCCCTGGCCAAACCTTTCGGGGGCCCTATTTTTGTTCCCTTGGGCTTTAACCTAAGCGCCACAACAGTTGAATTCGGGAGCTCACCCTTTATGGTCCCGAACTTGGCTTCCCATTTCAATGTGATATTTGCAAACGCCTATATAACAGCCTATACACTGCGAACGGTTGAACACGAAATGCTGATTTGGGGGATTAGGGCATTTGTATTAGCGAGATATCATATTTGGTATAAGGCGTGACATGAGAGAATTAGCTATAATGTATGATGACTAGTACCTGTAGTTGATGCTCTAAAGAAGAATGAAAACTGTAACAAGAGAAGCATGAACAATGGGAAAAGGGGTGCATTTGAAGAAGTGTTTCTAAGGTTCTAATACTGTACTTGTTCACGTGTTGGCCAAGTTTTACAGAAAGTTCTCATCCTCAGAGTAAgcaaactttattttattttattttgtttacagAAAGTTCCCATCTTTAGGTTCTTTTGCTCTTAAAAAAGGATTAACCTTGGGTTTCACAACTGTGTCAAGACGGGACATCTCTTCCAAAGTGTGAACTATTTTCCTCTACAAGAAAAATTCTTTAAGATTCAAATGCAAACACCcccggaaaaaagaaaaaaaaatggcaaaatCGAAAGCAAAGATAAAGACCAACATAAAACAGAAACCTTTTTAATCGAAACACATGATGAAGTTGGGATTGAAGACCAAAGTTGAAACGCAAGAGACAACTCCTAAAATTAGCTTTAAAGTGAAATGGTTTGTTCATGGAACTAGAGGCCTTTAGATAACTTACAAATAGCTATATACACAAGATAAAGACTAGCCCAAAATTATCTAGTACACTTGGTCTATGAAACAACCATCTTCCATTGACAAGGAGGATTCAGAATGATCTGACTAACCAGGCGAAAGTGAAGTCGGCGAATACCACTTTATTTTCTTTGTAGTGTCTCAGCAACTAGATCCCAGAACAAGCCATAACATACAGCACATTTTTCAATGCATTATGATCTGGAATGCCTCATTGAGACTCTCCACTGCATATTCATAACCAAGACTGTCTGCCCGTCCCTGGAACTCATCTACCTCATCCTGTGGAACTTGGATCCCGACTAGCACATTTGCACCAGTATCTCCCTTCCAGGacgaaagaaaagatagaacAAATTACTTCAATATACTAGAAGATAAACTACAGGCCAGCACCAACAAAGGGAAGAATG contains:
- the LOC132049480 gene encoding probable glycosyltransferase At5g03795 isoform X1, which gives rise to MDLIYNYRLPSRVLWLILVPLLLVGAWYLGVQSSKSSFLVLSSQPSDKKFTSTNLSATVETELAKDQLPKQVGLDDTREEAQMISSKKKLSNLERIEAGLGQVRAAIKAQSGNRTLDDPEYVPKGPCYWNPSAFHRSYLEMEKHFKIYVYEDGEPPVFHYSSSEGILGIEGILINQIELSKFRTNDPEKAHVYFLPFSVYSIVSYVYVVDSHEWGPMKNTASDYIDSISRKYTYWNRSLGSDHFMLACHDWAPEISTAVPYLYKNSIRVLCNANTSERFNPSKDVTLPEIYLPHGSLKGLIGGPSPSQRSVLVFYAGGIHGYIRQVLMEQWGKNDDPQVEIHEYLPKNVSYYGMIRKSKYCICPSGYEVASPRMVEALYMGCVPVLLKDHYVAPFSDVLNWGSFAVEMTSSDIPNLKKILMAIPQKKYNKMQRRGKTVRRHFEVNFPPKRYDVFHMILHSIWLRRLNIQVHDT
- the LOC132049480 gene encoding probable glycosyltransferase At5g03795 isoform X2, which translates into the protein MDLIYNYRLPSRVLWLILVPLLLVGAWYLGVQSSKSSFLVLSSQPSDKKFTSTNLSATVETELAKDQLPQVGLDDTREEAQMISSKKKLSNLERIEAGLGQVRAAIKAQSGNRTLDDPEYVPKGPCYWNPSAFHRSYLEMEKHFKIYVYEDGEPPVFHYSSSEGILGIEGILINQIELSKFRTNDPEKAHVYFLPFSVYSIVSYVYVVDSHEWGPMKNTASDYIDSISRKYTYWNRSLGSDHFMLACHDWAPEISTAVPYLYKNSIRVLCNANTSERFNPSKDVTLPEIYLPHGSLKGLIGGPSPSQRSVLVFYAGGIHGYIRQVLMEQWGKNDDPQVEIHEYLPKNVSYYGMIRKSKYCICPSGYEVASPRMVEALYMGCVPVLLKDHYVAPFSDVLNWGSFAVEMTSSDIPNLKKILMAIPQKKYNKMQRRGKTVRRHFEVNFPPKRYDVFHMILHSIWLRRLNIQVHDT
- the LOC132049480 gene encoding probable glycosyltransferase At5g03795 isoform X3, with amino-acid sequence MISSKKKLSNLERIEAGLGQVRAAIKAQSGNRTLDDPEYVPKGPCYWNPSAFHRSYLEMEKHFKIYVYEDGEPPVFHYSSSEGILGIEGILINQIELSKFRTNDPEKAHVYFLPFSVYSIVSYVYVVDSHEWGPMKNTASDYIDSISRKYTYWNRSLGSDHFMLACHDWAPEISTAVPYLYKNSIRVLCNANTSERFNPSKDVTLPEIYLPHGSLKGLIGGPSPSQRSVLVFYAGGIHGYIRQVLMEQWGKNDDPQVEIHEYLPKNVSYYGMIRKSKYCICPSGYEVASPRMVEALYMGCVPVLLKDHYVAPFSDVLNWGSFAVEMTSSDIPNLKKILMAIPQKKYNKMQRRGKTVRRHFEVNFPPKRYDVFHMILHSIWLRRLNIQVHDT